The genomic stretch AATTTGTTCTTCTGTAGGAAAGTCCAGAACCGCATTGACATTAAACACTCTATGTGAATACCACACATAATCCAGTGTGTGGCAACTCTCCCCACTAGGACGGATCTTCCACGTCGTATAAGGTGGCTCAGTTTTTCCATCCGTACTCAGATGCTTGTATGCACTGTCGAGCCCAAGACTAGATGCTGCGAAATTTTTATAGACATCCTCCGAAGGCTCAGCATTAAAATCGCCACATACTACCAGAGGAACGTCAGTATTTGCATTTTCTTCCGTCTCTATTCTCTGTGCAATGTTTTGCAGGTTCCGCAACAGATCTGAACCTTGTGCACTGCGTAGAACCTCCCAACCACTCCGTGCCTTCAGATGCGTTACCGCAACACAGAAAGCCCGTCCTGTTGCTTGGCAACGCAATGTAGTTATGACTGCAACCTGATTGGTATTTAGCATCATGGCAGACAGTCGCAGGTGCGTTGTGTTTATTAACTGGAAGCGTTTTTCATTGAAGAAGAGAGCACAGCCATCAGGGCCATTGTTATTCTCGACATCCAGACACAGTGACCATGGTTTGGGGCAGAAGCTGCTCTGGTAGCCCAAACTAGCCAGAACAGGCTGAAACATGTCAAAGTAGTGATCAACTTCCTGTAGGCACAGGATGTCAGGTCTGTACATTAGGATCTCTTCCAGTATCAAATACTTTCTTTCAGCCCAGTTCAGAGCATCCATGGGGCACTGCACAAAACTGTCCATGCCTTCACCGAGTGCTGCAAAGAGACAAAGAGATGGAGAAGGTTATATGTAAACTACAGATTCTTATTTCCATAATTTATTCTAATTGAAAGCAATGCTGAACATGTAGAACTTTATAAAACAACTACTagatgcttgcccatgcaaaagggTCAGTTGTGCGTTTCTGAGAGtacttgttcacagtggcttgaTTGTTCACTtgagaacttgtgttgtttaacggcaaaaacaacgcaagttcttgTGTGAATGCGTGCCATTGTGAATGAGCTTCACTCACGCAATGGAAGTCAAGATTTTCAttggaaaattacttacatttcggGTTACTgtcaaaacctattgtatgctttcagaagacttgaaatatagcacacaagctGTATGGACTAACTTTATGACACTTtgaagtcactatcaactgcaatAGAGTGTAACAGTCTTGTTCTGCAAGTAAAAAtccaatttattttctttgtagACTAATCGAtatttaacgataacttataaacctgtaa from Myxocyprinus asiaticus isolate MX2 ecotype Aquarium Trade chromosome 7, UBuf_Myxa_2, whole genome shotgun sequence encodes the following:
- the LOC127443400 gene encoding nocturnin-like — translated: MSSSTSSLYSALVKTISSPSLPHPCESRYNLDNNLDLDQDLVDPLELLRECREVLRNRPARLHRAFVHTGHENSRHTAIRVMQWNVLAQALGEGMDSFVQCPMDALNWAERKYLILEEILMYRPDILCLQEVDHYFDMFQPVLASLGYQSSFCPKPWSLCLDVENNNGPDGCALFFNEKRFQLINTTHLRLSAMMLNTNQVAVITTLRCQATGRAFCVAVTHLKARSGWEVLRSAQGSDLLRNLQNIAQRIETEENANTDVPLVVCGDFNAEPSEDVYKNFAASSLGLDSAYKHLSTDGKTEPPYTTWKIRPSGESCHTLDYVWYSHRVFNVNAVLDFPTEEQIGPNRLPSYNYPSDHLSLVCDISFMDLPFVSQ